From one Lolium rigidum isolate FL_2022 chromosome 4, APGP_CSIRO_Lrig_0.1, whole genome shotgun sequence genomic stretch:
- the LOC124706193 gene encoding uncharacterized protein LOC124706193, whose translation MVPPPAPVIHLPRLSIPATPSRRVSLRTPVSVAASSPRRKCRLPQLRSSLPPEGVPAELVGEDSKFVPLNAEDPMYGPPAILLIGFEKGEIGKIQEFLKELDGDFLKVIQCTEEMTKQTLWDAMHTEQPNVEAVKISQSPQRICIFSGLTGEEMMMFIDAFPESGLEQAAFAALVPNSAEKILSEVIEEITGDHEMLKGTNSA comes from the exons ATGGTTCCTCCGCCCGCCCCCGTGATCCACCTTCCAAGACTCTCCATCCCCGCCACCCCATCCCGCCGCGTCTCGCTCCGCACCCCCGTATCCGTCGCGGCGTCTTCGCCGAGGAGAAAATGCCGCCTGCCCCAGCTCCGATCGTCGCTGCCCCCCGAAG GAGTCCCGGCGGAACTGGTGGGGGAGGACTCTAAGTTCGTGCCGCTGAACGCCGAGGACCCCATGTACGGACCGCCG GCAATATTGCTCATTGGATTTGAGAAAGGCGAGATAGGGAAG ATTCAGGAGTTCCTGAAAGAGCTCGACGGTGATTTTCTCAAG GTAATTCAGTGCACAGAAGAAATGACGAAACAAACTTTGTGGGATGCCATGCACACTGAGCAGCCTAATGTAGAAGCTGTCAAG ATATCACAATCACCACAAAGAATATGCATCTTTTCGGGTCTGACTGGTGAGGAGATGATGATGTTCATCGACGCCTTCCCAGAGTCAG GGTTGGAACAGGCCGCTTTCGCAGCACTTGTTCCCAACAGCGCGGAGAAAATTCTTAGCGAGGTGATCGAGGAAATAACGGGCGACCACGAAATGCTG AAGGGAACGAACTCGGCATGA